A portion of the Corynebacterium rouxii genome contains these proteins:
- the xseA gene encoding exodeoxyribonuclease VII large subunit, whose amino-acid sequence MAAQPNAPESAWPVRELNSKVKSWIERLGHLWVEGQITQLNMKPSWKFSYITLRDPEAEASVQLTCATSLLRSLPSRLQDGDRVVVYGKPAFYEGRGSFSLWVTDIRPVGVGELLARIERLRQQLANEGLFDPTLKKPLPFLPNNIGLITGRGSAAERDVLAVAHSRWPEVKFTVINTAVQGARAVPEIIEALQRLDADPSIDVIIIARGGGSVEDLLPFSEEALQRAVVAAHTPVVSAIGHEPDNPVLDNIADLRAATPTDAAKKVVPDVAAERQLLAELRSRSAAALRGWVHKERQQLAAVRSRPALADPVRAITLHRDEIARSIASIRRDMRYMLSTEHATVASLRQQVAALGPSATLARGYAVIQVVPRDGSAPEVVTTIGMSPPGSQLRIRVADGSITAAAMQTTPAD is encoded by the coding sequence TTGGCTGCACAACCGAATGCACCTGAAAGTGCATGGCCTGTTCGTGAGCTTAATTCCAAGGTAAAAAGTTGGATCGAGCGATTAGGTCATCTGTGGGTTGAAGGACAAATAACCCAGCTAAATATGAAACCCAGCTGGAAGTTTTCCTATATCACCCTGCGTGATCCTGAAGCTGAAGCCAGCGTGCAGCTCACCTGCGCTACTTCATTACTGCGCTCATTGCCTAGTCGGCTTCAAGACGGCGACCGCGTAGTGGTATACGGTAAGCCGGCGTTTTATGAGGGCCGTGGCTCTTTTTCCTTATGGGTCACCGATATCCGCCCTGTGGGCGTGGGTGAACTGCTCGCACGCATTGAAAGGCTGCGCCAGCAACTTGCCAACGAAGGGCTTTTTGATCCTACGTTGAAAAAACCATTGCCGTTTTTACCAAACAACATTGGACTCATCACGGGTCGTGGCTCCGCCGCCGAGCGCGATGTGCTAGCAGTTGCCCACAGTAGATGGCCTGAAGTGAAGTTCACCGTCATCAATACTGCTGTGCAGGGTGCGCGCGCGGTGCCCGAAATCATTGAGGCATTGCAGCGTCTCGACGCCGACCCCAGCATCGACGTCATCATCATTGCCCGTGGCGGTGGCTCAGTGGAAGACCTTCTCCCCTTCTCTGAGGAAGCACTTCAACGTGCCGTCGTTGCAGCGCACACACCGGTAGTGTCTGCCATCGGTCACGAACCAGACAATCCCGTTTTGGATAACATCGCAGATCTTCGGGCTGCAACGCCTACCGACGCCGCCAAAAAAGTGGTTCCAGATGTTGCTGCTGAACGCCAGCTCCTCGCCGAGCTTCGCTCCCGCAGCGCTGCTGCGTTACGCGGCTGGGTCCACAAAGAACGCCAACAACTTGCCGCCGTACGCAGTAGACCAGCCCTTGCAGATCCCGTACGTGCTATCACGCTGCATCGCGATGAGATTGCTCGGTCAATTGCTTCTATCCGGCGCGATATGCGTTACATGCTCAGCACTGAACACGCCACAGTGGCGTCGCTACGCCAACAAGTCGCAGCCCTTGGGCCATCGGCAACATTGGCACGAGGCTACGCAGTCATCCAAGTCGTGCCCCGAGACGGCAGCGCTCCCGAGGTAGTGACCACCATTGGAATGTCGCCACCTGGCAGCCAGTTACGCATCCGCGTTGCCGACGGCTCCATCACCGCCGCTGCAATGCAAACAACTCCAGCAGACTAA
- a CDS encoding DUF6542 domain-containing protein, with translation MQNKTEHKRHSQAHTTYANDQFFGISLWSSLVLMTAAMVTGLLISQATGSVGWPFLAIFVAFSLFTALLTLPSGLFLLVASLPLFFGVGILATAWLIVKSSAAEGTPFSTTQLITTVYPITEHFPLLAATTIGAGLIAYLRVSLLKRKYKRVTTIAERTRRAQSETDRRNYTAASKARTQAQRSSKPQRTRASSRSRRDNSVTVEELMRRRQEQKQTGAKSFAPRPTRTAAQREAAERDLTRRLVNPDPEIHRTRTFDDDLYS, from the coding sequence GTGCAGAACAAGACAGAACATAAACGCCACAGCCAGGCACACACCACCTATGCCAATGACCAATTTTTTGGCATCTCCTTGTGGTCTTCTCTTGTTCTTATGACAGCCGCGATGGTCACTGGGCTGCTTATTTCTCAAGCAACCGGCAGCGTCGGATGGCCATTTCTCGCGATCTTTGTTGCTTTCTCGCTGTTTACTGCGCTACTTACCCTTCCCAGTGGCCTGTTTCTCCTCGTGGCAAGCCTGCCGCTATTTTTCGGCGTAGGAATTCTTGCCACAGCATGGCTCATTGTCAAAAGCTCAGCGGCTGAAGGAACGCCTTTTAGCACAACGCAGCTTATTACTACTGTTTATCCCATTACTGAGCATTTCCCCCTCCTAGCGGCAACGACCATCGGTGCGGGACTGATTGCTTATCTTCGTGTGTCACTTCTCAAACGCAAATATAAGCGCGTTACCACTATCGCGGAGCGAACTCGACGCGCTCAAAGCGAGACTGACCGTCGGAATTATACGGCAGCGTCGAAGGCTCGTACCCAAGCACAACGTTCCAGCAAACCGCAGCGCACTCGGGCCAGCAGCCGATCTCGCCGCGACAACAGTGTGACTGTTGAAGAGCTGATGCGGCGTAGGCAAGAACAGAAACAAACAGGTGCTAAATCGTTCGCGCCAAGGCCTACACGTACTGCAGCTCAGCGTGAGGCCGCCGAGCGTGATTTGACTCGTCGCCTAGTAAATCCAGATCCAGAAATCCATAGGACTCGTACTTTCGACGACGACTTATACAGTTAA
- a CDS encoding 4-hydroxy-3-methylbut-2-enyl diphosphate reductase: protein MTSPDQLTASESADTASAHKRVLVAAPRGYCAGVDRAVETVEKALEKYGAPVYVRKEIVHNRYVVDTLAERGAIFVDETTEAPEGAHLVFSAHGVSPAVHKEAEALSLKTLDATCPLVTKVHNEVKRFARDGYHILLVGHEGHEEVEGTAGEAPDVTHLVDGVESVDKLPEFLHDEKLIWLSQTTLSVDETMTIVKKLHERFTHLQDPPSDDICYATQNRQVAVKAIAAESDVVIVVGSQNSSNSKRLVEVALQAGAGASYLVDYAHQIDESWLDGATTVGVSSGASVPEILVRGVLEFLDERGFHDVKEITTAAEKITFALPRDLRPSRT, encoded by the coding sequence ATGACTTCACCCGATCAGCTCACCGCTTCTGAGTCCGCTGACACCGCCTCCGCACACAAGCGTGTGCTTGTCGCAGCCCCACGAGGCTACTGCGCCGGCGTGGATCGCGCTGTCGAAACCGTCGAAAAGGCCCTAGAAAAATATGGCGCGCCCGTCTACGTGCGTAAAGAGATCGTCCACAATCGTTACGTTGTGGACACACTCGCCGAACGCGGCGCCATCTTTGTCGATGAGACAACCGAAGCTCCAGAAGGCGCCCACCTAGTATTTTCTGCCCACGGCGTCAGCCCCGCCGTACACAAAGAAGCAGAAGCACTGAGCCTGAAAACTCTTGACGCAACGTGCCCCTTGGTCACCAAAGTGCACAACGAGGTGAAACGGTTTGCACGCGACGGCTACCACATCCTCCTAGTCGGACACGAAGGCCACGAGGAAGTTGAAGGCACTGCAGGGGAAGCCCCCGACGTAACCCACCTTGTCGACGGAGTTGAAAGCGTGGACAAACTCCCCGAATTTCTTCACGACGAAAAACTTATCTGGCTATCGCAAACCACGTTGTCTGTGGATGAGACGATGACAATTGTGAAAAAGCTCCATGAGCGCTTCACACATCTTCAAGATCCTCCTAGTGATGACATCTGCTACGCCACACAAAACCGCCAAGTGGCAGTCAAAGCAATTGCTGCGGAATCAGATGTTGTTATCGTTGTAGGTTCCCAGAACTCCTCGAACTCCAAACGACTGGTTGAAGTGGCCTTGCAAGCAGGCGCGGGTGCTTCCTACCTCGTCGACTACGCTCACCAGATCGATGAGTCTTGGCTCGATGGCGCCACCACTGTGGGCGTGTCTTCTGGCGCATCCGTGCCAGAGATCTTGGTGCGTGGAGTGCTGGAATTCCTTGACGAGCGTGGCTTCCACGACGTTAAGGAGATTACTACTGCGGCAGAAAAGATCACCTTCGCCCTTCCTAGAGATTTGCGCCCTTCGCGCACGTAG